Proteins found in one Equus przewalskii isolate Varuska chromosome 20, EquPr2, whole genome shotgun sequence genomic segment:
- the CCNO gene encoding cyclin-O, with the protein MVTPCLTSPVSPAARVGRRDNAQNLRAPVKKSKRPRLRRKQPLQPLNPCPLLGDSGVRDLFESPSSGSDGADSPAASAARGCSALPGPAQQLVQLDLQTFRDYGQSCYAFCKARESHFHPRESLARQPQVTAESRCKLLSWLIPVHRQFGLSFESLCLTVNTLDRFLTTTPVAADCFQLLGVTSLLIACKQVEVHPPRVKQLLALCCGAFSRQQLCNLECIVLHKLHFSLGAPTISFFLEHFTHARVEAGQAEVSEALEAQALARGVAELSLADYAFTRYTPSLLAICCLALADRMLQLPRPVNLRLGGHPEAALQDCLSKLQLLVAINGTSLAHILPLQICEKCSLSPSLK; encoded by the exons ATGGTGACGCCCTGCCTTACCAGCCCTGTGAGCCCCGCCGCCCGGGTTGGGAGGCGGGACAACGCCCAGAACCTCCGTGCCCCAGTGAAGAAGAGCAAGCGCCCACGTCTTCGGAGGAAGCAGCCGCTGCAGCCGCTGAACCCGTGCCCGCTCCTGGGAGACTCTGGCGTTCGCGACCTGTTTGAGTCCCCCAGCTCCGGCTCGGACGGCGCGGACAGTCCTGCGGCGTCCGCGGCGCGTGGCTGCAGCGCCCTACCCGGCCCTGCCCAGCAGTTGGTGCAGCTAGATCTACAGACCTTCCGCGACTACGGTCAGAGCTGCTACGCCTTCTGCAAGGCGCGGGAGAGCCACTTCCACCCGCGGGAGTCGCTGGCGCGGCAGCCACAA GTAACGGCGGAATCCCGCTGTAAACTGCTCAGCTGGCTGATCCCCGTGCACCGCCAGTTCGGCCTCTCCTTCGAGTCGCTGTGCCTGACGGTAAACACTCTGGATCGCTTCCTTACCACCACGCCTGTGGCTGCAGACTGCTTCCAGCTGCTCGGGGTCACGTCCCTGCTCATCGCTTGCAAGCAG GTGGAGGTGCACCCGCCGCGGGTGAAGCAGCTCCTGGCCCTGTGCTGCGGCGCCTTCTCCCGGCAGCAGCTCTGCAACCTCGAGTGCATCGTGCTGCACAAGCTGCACTTCAGCCTGGGCGCGCCAACCATCAGCTTCTTCCTGGAGCATTTCACACATGCCCGCGTGGAGGCCGGGCAGGCCGAGGTCTCTGAAGCTCTGGAGGCGCAAGCCCTGGCTCGTGGGGTGGCGGAGCTGAGCCTGGCCGACTATGCCTTCACTAGATACACCCCCTCCCTGCTGGCCATCTGTTGTCTGGCGCTGGCTGACCGTATGCTGCAGCTCCCGCGCCCGGTGAACTTGCGCCTGGGCGGGCACCCTGAGGCGGCGCTGCAGGACTGCCTGAGCAAGCTGCAGCTACTGGTGGCCATAAACGGAACCTCCCTGGCTCACATACTGCCCCTCCAGATCTGCGAGAAGTGCAGCCTATCCCCGAGCTTGAAATAA